In one window of Pseudoalteromonas sp. GCY DNA:
- a CDS encoding alanine racemase: MFTTLGSLQTPCLVVDKIAFLHNLSRMEKHLDAFNVALRPHLKTVKSIAAASYILADKQAGCTVSTLKEAETFAAQGYTNITYAVGITEDKLQRVLALINQGVNLTILLDSMEQAMLVSQFCSENECTIPCLIEIDCDGHRAGLNPKNKEIVTIATILESSGLYRGLLTHAGGSYACSTAEQLIQFAEKERLAVVAAASMLEEAGITTTVLSIGSTPTALSTQNLDGITEVRAGVYTFFDLVMAGIGICDIEDIALSVLTRVTGIKRSENKLFIDAGWMALSRDRGTASQAFDCGYGLVCDQAGNLLPGLKVTSANQEHGVIECEPGFTLPDVKHGDLLRILPNHACATAAQHSGYHVLSHDDIEFWPRFGGW, from the coding sequence ATGTTTACGACATTAGGATCTTTACAAACACCATGTTTAGTTGTTGATAAAATTGCTTTTTTACATAACCTTTCGCGTATGGAAAAGCATCTTGATGCTTTTAATGTGGCCCTTCGCCCACATTTGAAAACGGTAAAATCCATTGCAGCCGCAAGCTATATTTTGGCCGACAAACAAGCGGGATGTACGGTTTCCACCCTAAAAGAAGCAGAAACATTTGCTGCACAAGGTTACACTAATATCACTTATGCGGTGGGGATCACAGAAGATAAGCTACAACGCGTTCTTGCCCTGATCAACCAAGGTGTCAATCTAACCATACTGCTAGACAGTATGGAACAAGCCATGCTTGTCTCTCAATTTTGCTCGGAAAATGAGTGCACGATTCCTTGCTTGATAGAAATAGACTGCGACGGACATCGCGCAGGACTTAACCCTAAAAACAAAGAAATCGTGACCATCGCAACCATACTGGAAAGCAGTGGTTTATATCGGGGTTTACTAACGCATGCCGGTGGCTCATACGCGTGTAGCACAGCTGAGCAGCTAATACAGTTTGCTGAGAAAGAGCGCTTAGCTGTTGTAGCTGCCGCGTCCATGCTGGAAGAGGCTGGGATCACCACAACAGTGCTGAGTATTGGCTCTACCCCAACGGCACTGTCAACGCAAAACCTCGATGGGATAACAGAAGTACGAGCTGGGGTCTATACATTCTTCGACCTTGTTATGGCTGGTATCGGCATATGTGACATCGAAGATATTGCACTTAGCGTGCTAACACGTGTCACTGGTATCAAGCGTAGTGAAAATAAGCTCTTTATAGATGCCGGCTGGATGGCGCTTTCAAGAGACAGAGGTACTGCGAGTCAAGCGTTTGATTGTGGCTATGGCCTCGTTTGTGACCAAGCGGGTAATTTGCTGCCTGGGCTCAAAGTAACCTCAGCAAATCAAGAACATGGCGTTATTGAATGTGAACCCGGCTTCACCTTACCAGACGTGAAACATGGTGACCTACTACGTATTTTACCAAATCATGCATGTGCAACAGCCGCTCAGCACTCGGGCTATCATGTGTTAAGTCATGATGACATCGAGTTTTGGCCAAGATTTGGGGGGTGGTGA